The sequence below is a genomic window from bacterium 336/3.
CAAGAGCCTTTTTTTGAAAATGAGAGAGTTTGGCTTCGTATTTACCCAAAAATCTTTTGATGTTGTTATAATCTTGATAGATAGTATCAGGATAAATAACAGTAGAATGATTGCAAAACCCTAAAGGTACAGAGGTTTGTGCATAGCCAATGCTATACACAAACAGCCATATCCTCCAAAATAGGTTTTTTTTGTGCATAATTATTACGAAACTTTGTTCTTATTAAACCAGTCTTCAATCGAAATGCCTTTCTGTTCATGTTTTACTTTTTCACCAATTTTCTTTTTGGCTTCTTTGATAGATTTGCTGACCAAACTATGCGAAATACTTTCAGATTCTTTAATACCCATTTTTTTGAGAAGTTCTAATATTCTTTCTCCTCCAAAAAGTTTTAAAATAGGGTCATCAAAATCAATATAGCCATACGCTTTGGTTTTGAGGCTAATTTCACCCAATTTGAAAAGTATCTCATCCTCATTTTGATTGAGTGGATAATGCTCTGCAAGCAATACAACGAGGTCTTTACTTGCAAACAACGACTTTATTTTTTCAGCATACTGATGAAATGCACTCTCTGATAAAATATGAATTTGCTTATTATCTTTCAAATCATCAGCAGCTTTAACAAATACATAAGGCTTTTGCCCCAATTTAAATACTTCTTGAAGAGTGTTTTCAGTACGTTCAAAGAAATAAACAATCAAAACAGGCTTTGTCTCTGCATAGTTTTGTGCATCTTGCAACAAACCAGTCAAATGAGCAGAGGTAGTCATCCAAACTTTGTCTTCTAATTTTATAAGGGGAACAGAGGGTTTTTTACTGAAAAATGAGAACATATAATGTAGAGAATAGTTGAAAGTTCATAATAGTCAAATCTATCAAAAAAAACGCCAAAATCATAAAATAAGCCAAGAAAAAAGTATTGTAGGTTGGTAGTTTTTTATTAAATTGCGTTTTCATAGCTTTTTAAGCATTTTATGGCAACACAATCAGCGAAACAGTCTAAAAATATAGAAAATCTTTCTCCCAAAGAGTTTATTGTAATCAAAGGGGCAAAAGCCAACAATCTAAAAAACATAGATGTAGTCATCCCTCGAAATAAATTAGTAGTCATTACAGGTGTTTCAGGCTCAGGGAAATCATCTTTAGCCTTTGATACACTTTTTGCTGAGGGGCAACGCATGTATGTAGAAAGTTTGAGTTCGTATGCAAGACAGTTTTTGGCTCGTATGCAAAAGCCTGAAGTAGAGTATATTAAAGGCATTTCTCCTGCTATTGCTATTGAACAGAAAGTAAGTACGAAAAATCCCCGTTCTACAGTAGGTACAACCACCGAAATTTATGATTACCTCAAACTTTTGTTTGCTCGTATTGGGAAAACGTATTCGCCAGTTTCAGGCAATCAGGTAAAAAAAGATACCGTAGAAAGTGTAGTGGATTTAATTCATACTTTTGCTGAAGGACAAAAAGTATCTGTTTTAAGCCCTCTCAAGCCCAATAAAGATAGAACTCTTGAAACGGAGTTAAAAATATTACTTCAGAAAGGTTATACACGTATTTATAGAAATCAGACGAACAAAGAAAGCGAAATACTTTTTATAGAAGATTTTTTAGAAACCAAAGACAAAGGACTTTCTAAGAAAAAATGGCAAGATTTGTATGTGTTAATTGATAGAGCTACTGTTCAACATGATAGCGAAGACAATCGTTTTCGTTTTGCAGATTCTGTGCAAACAGCTTTTTTTGAAGGTATAGGAGAGTGTATGATTGATTTTATTGGAGTAGAAAAAAAAGTGTTTTCAGATAAATTTGAATTGGATGGAATTATTTTTGAAGAACCCAGTGTGAATTTCTTTAGTTTTAACAATCCTTATGGGGCATGTAAACGTTGTGAGGGTTTTGGAAATGTATTGGGTGTAGATGAAGACTTGGTCATTCCTAACAAAACCCTTTCAATCTATGAAGATGCAGTTGCTCCTTGGAAAACCGAAAAAATGAGTACATGGAAAGAGCAGTTCATCAAAAGGGCTGCTTTGTTTGATTTTCCTATTCATAGAGCCTACAAAGACCTTTCTGAAAAAGAAAAAGACTTTTTGTGGCAAGGAAATAAAGAGATTAAGGGTATCAACAAGTTTTTTGATTACATTGAAGGAGAAGCCCATAAAATACAATACAGAGTACTTCTTTCTCGATATAGAGGACGTACAGTTTGTCCTGATTGTAAAGGAACACGCCTTCGTAAAGATGCTTTTTATGTAAAAGTAGATGACAAATCCATGCAAGATTTGGTATTGATGCCCATTGATGAGCTTGCAGAGTTCTTTAAGAATATTAAACTTTCTGAATTTGACCAAAAAGTTGCCAAGAGAATCTTAAATGAGATAGAAAGCCGTTTGGATTTTATCTTAAAAGTTGGTTTGGGCTATCTAATGCTCAATCGTTTAACCTCTACACTTTCAGGTGGTGAATTTCAACGTATCAAATTAGCAACTTCATTAGGAAGTGCTTTGGTAGGCTCAATGTATATTCTTGATGAACCCAGTATAGGTTTACATCCCAAAGATACTCAACAGCTTATCAAGGTATTAGAGAAACTCAGAGATTTAGGTAATACTGTGATTGTGGTAGAACATGAAGAAGAAATGATGCAAGTAGCTGACCATATCATTGATATTGGCCCTTTTGCTGGTATATTGGGTGGAGAAGTGGTTTTTGAAGGCAATAAAGAAGATTTTGATGTAGAAAAATTCCCCAATTCCCAAACATTGCGTTTCTTGAGTGGAAAAGATAGTATTGAAACACCCAAAATGCGTAGAAAATGGTCAAATAGCATTGAAATTAGAGGAGCAAGAGAAAATAACTTAAAAGATATTGATGTAAAATTCCCTTTAGGAATTTTTACAGTGATTACAGGCGTTTCAGGTTCAGGGAAATCAACGCTTATCAAAAAAATCTTATATCCAGCTTTAGGAAAGTATTTTGATGTGTATAGTGGAGATATTACAGGACGTTATGATGCTTTGGATGGTGCATTGAATTTGGTAACTGGTATAGAATTCATTGATCAAAATCCTATTGGAAAGTCTTCTCGTTCAAATCCTGTTACATATGTAAAGGCTTATGACCATATCAGGGAATTATTTGCTAATCAGCAGCTTTCAAAAAGTAGAGGCTACAAAGCAGGTATATTTTCTTTTAATATCGAAGGTGGTAGATGTGAAGTGTGTCAGGGAGAGGGTGAAGTCAAAATTGAAATGCAATTTATGGCTGATTTGTATTTGCCATGTGAGAGCTGTAAAGGAAAAAGATTCAAAGAAACTGTTTTGGAAGTAGAATATAAGAATAAAAATATTTATGATATTCTAAACCTCACAGTTGATGAAGCCATTACATTTTTTGCACAAGAACCTAAAATTTTAGATAAACTCCAGCCATTGCAGGAAGTAGGCTTGGGTTATGTGAAATTGGGACAATCTTCCAATACTCTTTCAGGTGGGGAGGCTCAAAGAATAAAATTGGCTTGCTTTTTGGACAAGAATCTATCAAAACAAGGTAAAAAGATTTTTATTTTTGATGAACCAACCACAGGATTACATTTTTTAGATATTAAAAAATTATTAAAATCTTTGAATGCCTTAATAGAACAAGGAAATACAGTTATTGTGATTGAACATAATTTAGAAGTCATTAAAACAGCCGATTGGGTGATAGATTTAGGACCAGAAGGAGGAATAAATGGGGGAGAAGTTTGTTTTGAAGGTACTCCAGAAGATTTAATCAATCAAAAAAATAATTATACTGCGAAGTTTTTGAAGTTACATTTATGAAAAGAGTCAAGAAATTAGATACAAGAATCAAGACTTGATTTTATCATTTAGCATTCACCATTTAGCATTTAACTTTATGTTTCGTCATTTTTTGATTGTATTTATATACGGTATATTAGGGTCTTGGCTATTTTTTTCATGTAAATCTAAAAATGAGCTATTTACAGATAATCCTGATGCTCTTCAGTTTTCGGAAGATGCTATTGTATTTGATACAGTGCTGGCAAGTATCCCAACAGCTACCAAACGCCTGAGAGTGTATAATCCCAATAAAAGAGCTGTTAAAATTAAAAGAGTGTATATTGGTAGCCAAAGCGATAAAGAATACACAGTTTTATTAAATGGTGAAAAAAATACACAATTTTCGGATATTGAGTTATTAGGTGGAGATAGCTTGCTGATAATCGTTTCTGCTAATATCGAAAATCGAAACCAAAATGAGATTTATCAGGCATATGATTCTTTGATGTTTGAACTTTCAAATCGAGAGCAAAATGTGAAATTACTGACTTGGGCTGATAACGTTCGTGTTATATCAGGGCAGATTTCTTGTGGAACGGTTTGGGATAGTCAAAGACCTTATTTACTAAAAGGAGAGGTAAAAGTGCCAACGGGTTGTAATCTAACCATCGAAAAAGGTACAAGAGTATATGCTTTCAATGATGCCAAAATAGAAGTTTTTGGTTCGTTAAATGTAAAGGGTAGCCCCGACACAATAGTTCAATTTAAATATTTTAGACAAGAAACTGCCCTTAAAAATGTATTGGGAGCTTGGGAGGGCATTCGATTCAGAAAAACAAGCATAGGTAATACCATTCGTTTTGCTGAAATTGAAAATGCTAAAGTGGGTATTTTTGTAGATACTTCAGAAGTGCTTTTAGAAAGTTCAAAAATTCAGAATATGTCTGAGGTGGGGCTTGTAGGACTCAAATCAAAGGTTTTACTTCGGAATACACTTATCAATAACTGTTTACTCAGGCTTTTGCAAGCAACCAATGGTGGTGAATACGAAATAGTACACTGTACCTTAGCCAATTTTGAGTTTTTCTTCAATAGACAAGATGAGGCTGGTAGTGTTTTTATCAATCAGCAAGGAGCAAACACAATGACAATCAGGTTGTTTAATAATATTTTTTGGGGAAATTTGAAAGATGAAATAGTTTTTTCAGGAGAAGCACTCGATTTGTCAGCAGCTAATAATATTTTTAGAACACAAGTTTATAAAGATGTTCTCAATACGAATCAAAACTTAATTAATCTTACAAATCAGCGAACAGACTCATTGTTTAAAAATCCAAGATTATTTAGATATGAATTACCCTCTATATCACCAGCAATAAATAAAGGTGTTGGCACATCTATTACTACAGATATTTTAGGAAAACTAAGAACATTACCTCCAGATTTAGGAGCTTATGAATATCGTTAGAAAATAATCGAAAAAATTAAAAATAGGAAAAAAACTTACTTTGTTAAAAAGGACTGAATTTGCATAAACTCTAAAAAAGTATATTTTTACAAAAAATAAAGCTTATGCAAGCTGTTGGATACAGATACATCATACTAATTATTATATTATTTTTTAAACTATTTTCCTCCAAAGCACAAACGGAATCTTGGGAAGTCTTGGAAGAGAAATGGAATACGGCGTTGTTTAATTCAACAGAAAAACTAGAATTAAGCATAGCTTTGAGCCAAGAACTTGCTGATGATCAAATAGAAAAATCCATATTTTATGCTCAAGAAGCTCTCAAAATTATAGAAAAGAATAACGATATTTCTAAGAAACTTAAAGGAGATGTCTATCTTGTGCTTTCAGAAATTTATGCAAGAAAACGTTACGAAAAAGAAGCAACCACTTATTTAGAAAAATCGAAAAATTATACAGATACTACATCATCCAAATTTATTTATCACCAAACACTTATTCAGGGTCTCTTTATAAGTCCTTTACAAGCATCCAAAACATTAGAAAAGCATTTATCTAAAAATCAACCTATAAATCTGGAACTTGGGTTTATTTATCTAGAATATGCAATCAATCAGTTACGTCAAAAAAATTATAATAAATCTGTTGAGTTTATAGAAAAAGCCGAAAAAATCTTTATTAAATTCAATAAAATCAAATATTTAGCTCGTTGCTATAATAACAAAGGCTTAATATATAAAAACATGCATTTATATGTATTAAGCATCGAAAATTATATCAAGGCTGTTAAACTATATAAAAGTATCAATTCTGAGAATCGTAACTTGTCTATTACATATCTCAATTTAGGTAATATTTATATTATTCGTCCCCAAGATACTTTTTACCGTAAAAGTGCAAAAGAAGCTTATATCAAAAGTTTAGAAATAGCTGAAAAAATTAAGGATACAGCCCAAATAATTAGTGTATATGAACGTTTGGGCTCTCTAGCACTATTAAGTAAAAATATTCCAGTAGCTACTACATACTTTTCAAAAGGTTTTGATTTAGCAAAAAAGATAAAATCCATTCACTTTCAAAATTTCTTAAATATACGATTAGCCAAAGCTCATTTTGATAGTGAAGATGCTCTAAAAGCAGAGAGTATTTTGATTGAAGTAATAGCGAACACCCAAAATAAAGGTGATATAGGAATGTTTATTGATGCCGTATCTGTTTTGGCCAATATTTATCAAAAGATGGGGGAATATCAAAAATCTATCAATATTTTGAATAAAGGGATAGAAATTGCTATAAAAAATGATTTGAAACTCTTTCTTATGGGGTTTTATAATATACAAGCTACTAATTTTATAAAACTGAATCGTTTGAATGAAGCAGAGAAGAGTCTGCAAAATATTGAAAACCTCAGAGATCTGACAGATGAAAATATATTGCAGACACTCTACCAAAATCATAAACAAATCGACTCAGCTAGAGGTAATTACTTACAGGCTTTAGAATGGAATAATAAATACATCAGATTGACAGACTCTCTCAATTATACAGAACGTCTGAGAGGATTTGCAGAACTCCAACAAAAATTTGAGTTAGAAGAAAAAGAATTAGCATTCCAAAAACTCAAAAACCAAAATGAGCAAGAAATAGCCAATAACAAACGTAATCAGAACTTTATTGTGATTTTAGTGTTTGCTTTCTTGATAGCAACTTCTTTAGGAGTAGTATTGTGGTTCAATCGAAAAAAACTCAAAGAAAAAAACAGCAAGATTCTCGCACAAGAAAAAGATCTACTTAACTTTTCGGATAAGTTAGCTATTGCTAATGAAGAACTCATTAGAAAACACGAATTTGATAATACTTTACTTACAATTATCTCACATGATTTGAAAGGACCAATTCAATCTGTAAAGACACTCTTGGAAATGATGCAAAGTGGGGCATTTCAAGCAGAAAATTATCAGAACTTGCTTAGTTTGGCAACAGTTTCTTTGAACTCATCAAGTTCTTTGCTTGAAAATATACTTTTTTGGGCAAAATCATACCAAAATGATTTTCAGATGAAAAATAAAGAAATTCATCTTAGAAACTTATGTGACAGGACTATTGACTTGCTTGCTCTCCAAGCAGAACAAAAAAACATTATGCTTGAAAACCAAATTCCTGATGATTTAGTATGTTATATTGATGAAGATACTTTAAGTCTTACTATCAGAAATTTGATAGCCAATGCTATTAAGTTTACGTTGTATGGTAAAGTAACAATAGATGCTTATTATAATGAAAATTATTGCTGCATTTCAGTTGCAGATACAGGTATAGGCATTGCTCCTACAAATTTAGAAAAAATATTCTCTAGAAAATATTACACCAAGGGGACTAACAAAGAAAAAGGTACAGGTTTAGGTTTGATGTTGTGTAAAGAGTTTGTGGAAAGAAATAAAGGCTCTATTAGTGTAAAAAGTACAATAGGACAAGGAAGTATATTTACTATCCAACTTCCTATCCCTCATATTAAAGATAGAAAGTTGGAAATACATTCTTTAAAATGATTTACATAGAAAAGAACCATTGAGCAAGGTGGTTTTATTGTAGTTAAAAGTCTTACCATACTCATCTAAAACTACTCCACCAGCTTCTTCTACCAAAATTTGTCCTGCTGCTGTGTCCCATTCCATTGTTGGGTTGAACCTATAATAGAAATCGGCTTTGCCTTCTGCTAACAAACAGAATTTCAAGGCACTTCCCATTGCTATGGTTTGTTTGATTTTATATTTTTCGAGCATTTTTTTATCTTCAGAAGCTAAATGTGAACGACTAATAGCTGCCACCAAATCTTTTTGAGATACATTTTTTCTTACTTGTATTTTTTGTGTAAGCTTCTCTCTCTTAAAAGCTCCTTTACCTTTTTCTGCCCAATAAACATTGTCTAAGGCAGGAGCCTGAATAATGCCTAAGATAGGTGTTGAGTCTTGTATAAGAGCTAAGTTAATGGTGAATTGACCATTTTTGTCAATAAACTCTTTGGTGCCATCCAAAGGGTCTAAAAGCCAAAAATATTTCCACTTTTTACGAGTACTGTAATCAGGGATATCATCTTCTTCAGAAATAATAGGTATTTTTGGAGTATGTTCTTCCAAAAACTCTTTAATGATTTGGTGTGATATTTGGTCGGCTTGTGTGAGAGGTGAGTTATCTGCCTTTTGAGTTATTTGAAAATCTTGATTGTAAATATTCATGATTTCTTGGCTGGCTTGCCTCATGGTTTCTAAAATAGTGTCTAAATTGTACATAAGCATTTTGTAACACAATAAATGTGGTTTTATGATAAAAATGAGCTAGATTTGCCTAAATTTATACCAATAATTTTGTAAAATCATATATGTTGGAAAAAAATCATCAAATTACTCCTTGGAGAGTTGTTGCTTTTGTTGTGTATGTGTCTGTTTTTTTGGGTATTTATGCAGGAACAAACTATTATCTTACAAATCAAAAAATCTTGAATAAAGAAGGGGTTTTATATTTTGCAGATTCTACATACTCTCTTAAAATACCCAATTGGCTTAAAAATAACAGAGAAGAAAAAAAAGAAAAACAAACAGATATTCGTAAAATTCGCCAGCAATTTGGTAAAAATGCTCAAAATAATACAAGCTCACAAGAAAAAGCAAATACTACATCTTTAAAATCAAACACCACTGATAGCCTTCCATCTGAAAAAGAAGCTGATAGCATAGCCCTTCAAATCCGTATTCAATATCCAGATGAGAGTAAACAGGCGTTGGCTAACTTTTTTCAAACATTACAAACTTTAGAGTCAAACCAAAGCAATGAATTGTTTAGAGTATTTCATTATGGAGATTCGCAATTAGAAGGTGATAGAATGACATCTATCTTACGTTCACAATTTCAGGAGCGTTTTGGAGGTTGTGGGGCTGGTATCAATGGAATGAACAACAATACCAATGCAAAACTATCTGTTAAACAAGAAAATGATTCTCGTTGGAAAACATTTTCTGTTTTTGGCAACATCATAGCTCCACATAATTATTTTGGAGCATTAGCCAATTTTTATCAGTTTGCTGACACAGCAGGTTATGTCATTTATAAAAAATCGGATAGAACACATTATAAAAATCAGAAAATAGAAAACATTAAAATTCTTTACAGAAATCCCAATGCACCTGTTCAACTCAAAATCTTTGAAAAAGAAAATCTGATAGCCCAAAAGGAACTGTTACCAAGCCGAAATTTTACCATAGAACAAATTGAAACACCCAACAATTTTGAGGAAATGAAAATTTCATTCAATAGTCGTAAAAGTCCTGATATTTATGGAGTTGCCTTGGATTGCCAAAAGGGAATTACATTTGATAACATTCCTATTAGAGGTAGTGCAGGACTTGAGTTTCATAAAATTGAATCTAATCATCTCCAAAAACAAGCCAGAGATTTAAAAATCCGATTTGTAATCTTGCAATTTGGAGTCAATGTAGGGCTCAATTCTTCAGACTATAACTTCTATGAAAATCAATTTTATAAAGAGATTATGTATCTGAAAAAAGCTATGCCACAGGCTTCTTTTTTGGTGATAGGTACATCAGATAGGTCTTACAAAAAAGAAAATGGATATGCTTCATACCCAGGGATTATCAAACTCAGAGACGCTCAAAAAAGAGCTGCTTTTCGGGCAGGTTGTGCCTTTTGGGATTTGTATGAGGCCATGGGTGGGCGAAACTCAATGCCTACTTGGGTAAAAGAAGGGCTTGCAGGTAAGGATTACACTCATTTTAAAATAGAAGGAGCAAATTTGGTTGGAAACATGCTATATCAGGCTCTAATTAAAGAATATGAAGCTTTTAAATTAGTAAATTAAGACTTAAATAATTAAAAACGAGAAAGAATAAAGAAAGAGTAAAAGCCATAAATACTCTTTTATTCAAAAATATTTGGTATTTTGCCAAAAAATTACTTGTTTGCCTCCAAAATCGTTAGAACTCCAAAAAATTACAAATATGATAGAACTGAAAATGACAGAAGGAATGGCTTATGCTTTCTTCATTAGTTTATTTGCTGTATCTTTTGCTATTGGCTTTTGGTTACAAAACCACGAAAAAAAGCGTAACAAACAAGGCAACTAAGATTTTATGAAAGGGGCTTTTAGCCCTTTTTTATTTTCCAAATAAACTTCTGAAAAGAAGAACATAAAAAATAATTTCAAAATTTAAGAAAAGTATATCAAGTTTTTACAGAATATTTTGTATTTACTTCCAAATTTTCATATCTTTGCACCTCGAAAATTAACAAGCTATGGCTCTCAAAGACATTATTAACGAAGACATCAAAGACGCAATGAAAAGTAAAAACCAGTCGGCTCTTACTGCACTACGTGAGTTAAAATCTATGATTTTACTTGAAGAAACAAAAGAAGGTGGCAATGGAGTTCTTTCTGAAGCTGAGGAAATGGCAATTATTACCAAAGCTATCAAACAACGTAAGGAATCTTACGAAATGTTCCATACACAAGGCAGAGCTGAACAAGCTGCTGAACAACAAGCTGTTATAGCGATTATGGAAAAATATTTGCCTAAACAATTGAGTGCAGAAGAAGCAGAAGCTAAAATTAAAGCCATTATTGCAAGTGTAGGAGCAACTTCTGTAAAAGATATGGGAAAAGTAATGGGACAAGCTACCAAAGAATTGGCTGGACAAGTAGATAACAAACTCGTTTCTGAACTTGTAAAAAAGCTTTTGGCATAATAAAAATTTTAATAAGATTACAAAACCTTCTAACAAAGTCTGTTAGAAGGTTTTTCTTTGAAATAGACAAATGAAGTAATAAACTTGTATCATGTTCTATTAAATCAATGCTACTGAAATAGTAGGAGGTTTCATCAAATGGTTCTTATAACTCACAAGTTAAAATCTATTATTCATAAAGTCTTCGTATTTTACTAAATAAATAAGGAACATCTTTATTTGCAATTTAACTAAATTTAGAAGTTATGAAAAATTACAAATATTCGTTTCTTGTTTTTAATTTTGTGATAATATTAACTACTGCTTGTTCAGAAAAAAAAGATGATTGTACAAAATGTGCTAAAATGTTAGACCCTCTTTTGCAAAAAGATTTAACAATAACACCTGATGAATTCTTCTATTATGAAGCAGATATACATGGTTCTGTGGGTATTGGTGTGGAATATGAAATAGGAGATACCAATGTTGTTGCATTTGATCATGATGAAATTCGCTACAAAAACAAAGGAAAAATAGAACCTGGAGGTGATAAAGCCACTAAAACTTTTGCTTTTAGAGCTAAGAAGTTAGGAGAAACTACACTAACTATTAAAGAAACCTTTAGAGGAGATGTAAAAAAAACTTATACCAACAAAATTATTGTAAAACGCTAGATTAACTTAGTCAATATTTAATGTTCAAAAAAACTATAATCATGAAAAACATTATAATTATAGCCTTTTGTATAGTTGCAAACTTCTCCAATGCTCAAAACCTAATTCCTGAGCAAAATAAAAAAGGCTTATTTGGCTATAAAAAAACTAATTCTAAAGATTGGATTATCAAACCGACTTTCCAACAAGCAAAGAAATTTGGAGAAAGTGGTTTGGATACTTCATTTGCCCTTGCCAAACAGAAAAATCTATGGGGAATAATCAATAAAAAAGGAGAATGGGCATTGAAGCCTACTTACGATGATTTCAACAAGATTGTTCATTTGAAAGAAATGAAAAGCATTATATTTTATAATTATAATCCATTTTATGCAGACTTATTTTTAGTAGAAAATCAAAAAATTATTGAAACGCCTCTAAAAAAATGTAAATATCTAGATATATTTGAGCAATATGATGTATATATTTTTAAAGAAAGAAATGACGAATTTTATTTCTTTAAACCAGACAAACAGATAATAGGAGGATATGATACCTATTTTAATGGAGGGAATTTTGCAATAGGCAAGAAAAATGGTCGCTATGAATGGATTGATTTAGAGATGCTTACAATTCATCCTATAGGAGCATTTGACAATTTTAAATACATAGTAAATGA
It includes:
- a CDS encoding excinuclease ABC subunit A codes for the protein MATQSAKQSKNIENLSPKEFIVIKGAKANNLKNIDVVIPRNKLVVITGVSGSGKSSLAFDTLFAEGQRMYVESLSSYARQFLARMQKPEVEYIKGISPAIAIEQKVSTKNPRSTVGTTTEIYDYLKLLFARIGKTYSPVSGNQVKKDTVESVVDLIHTFAEGQKVSVLSPLKPNKDRTLETELKILLQKGYTRIYRNQTNKESEILFIEDFLETKDKGLSKKKWQDLYVLIDRATVQHDSEDNRFRFADSVQTAFFEGIGECMIDFIGVEKKVFSDKFELDGIIFEEPSVNFFSFNNPYGACKRCEGFGNVLGVDEDLVIPNKTLSIYEDAVAPWKTEKMSTWKEQFIKRAALFDFPIHRAYKDLSEKEKDFLWQGNKEIKGINKFFDYIEGEAHKIQYRVLLSRYRGRTVCPDCKGTRLRKDAFYVKVDDKSMQDLVLMPIDELAEFFKNIKLSEFDQKVAKRILNEIESRLDFILKVGLGYLMLNRLTSTLSGGEFQRIKLATSLGSALVGSMYILDEPSIGLHPKDTQQLIKVLEKLRDLGNTVIVVEHEEEMMQVADHIIDIGPFAGILGGEVVFEGNKEDFDVEKFPNSQTLRFLSGKDSIETPKMRRKWSNSIEIRGARENNLKDIDVKFPLGIFTVITGVSGSGKSTLIKKILYPALGKYFDVYSGDITGRYDALDGALNLVTGIEFIDQNPIGKSSRSNPVTYVKAYDHIRELFANQQLSKSRGYKAGIFSFNIEGGRCEVCQGEGEVKIEMQFMADLYLPCESCKGKRFKETVLEVEYKNKNIYDILNLTVDEAITFFAQEPKILDKLQPLQEVGLGYVKLGQSSNTLSGGEAQRIKLACFLDKNLSKQGKKIFIFDEPTTGLHFLDIKKLLKSLNALIEQGNTVIVIEHNLEVIKTADWVIDLGPEGGINGGEVCFEGTPEDLINQKNNYTAKFLKLHL
- a CDS encoding glutamyl-tRNA amidotransferase; amino-acid sequence: MALKDIINEDIKDAMKSKNQSALTALRELKSMILLEETKEGGNGVLSEAEEMAIITKAIKQRKESYEMFHTQGRAEQAAEQQAVIAIMEKYLPKQLSAEEAEAKIKAIIASVGATSVKDMGKVMGQATKELAGQVDNKLVSELVKKLLA